TGGAGGTATTAAGGGAGCTGCGCCAGTTGGACTTCGTGGTGCTGGGGATGGTCATCAACAAGAGCAAGCTGGAGGGAGCAGGTTTTGATCATAATGATGTGTTCTATAAATACTTCAACAGAATCTTTCTCAAGCAGTTTCCCAAAAACTTCACTGCTTTCTCGATTCATGCCGATCAGCTTGGCTGGCCAGCGTTCCGGCGCAGCCTGCACCATTACATTGAAACCAAAGTTATCCAGCGGGATCTGTTCACGCCGGAGCGCTCGTACCGCCTGGTAGAGGATAAGTCAGAGGAGCCCTTGGTGCAGCTGGCAGATTTTCTTTCTGGCTGCCTGGGCAAGATTTACTGCACCAGTCACAGCCACGAAAAGGCACCCGCACTGTTCGATCTGCTGCACGACCGTACGTTCATTGACTTTTTCCCTTTTGAAAGAACAGACTATCTCCTCTCCCCTACCCCCGAAGATCGGCAGAAGAACCACCTTATACGAAGAATAGCCTCGGAGTCCGCCCAAGAGGCACTCTCTGGCAGAAACAGCCTTTCGGAGGAGGCGCTTGCTGTGTTGCAGTATCTGTACCTGATGTTCCGCACCGCGCCTGACCGCCTCATCGAGAAACGGGAGATCATTGATAAGCTAAAAAGAAGATTTCCGACTTTTTCGGAGCAGCAGCTGCGGGTTTGTGTCCAGCACCTGCGCGACAACGGGGTGCTTATCGCAAGTATCCAAGGTAAGTCAGGCTATAAGCTTCCTGACGGCGTGGAGGATATCGCTGGCTTCTATAACCGCTACCTCAACAGCATTGTTCCGATGCTTAACCGCATCAATATCTGTAACCGCAAGTTGATGGTGAACAGTGTGCAGGAGGTGGACCTGCTTCAAACTAACACCGCTTATTCGCTTTTGCATGAGTTGATCAAAACACTGAATAAGGAGAAGTATACTTCTTTGGCCAATTAAGATTCTTCACTCGAACTGGGTACCTGGGGAAAACAAATTCTCTGCTTTTATCTGCTGTAGTTATGCCATATTTACTATTAACCTTGTATATATCTTTGATATTATAGATATTGACACACTTTAATTAATAATTTTTATTTATTACATAAAATTTAAAATGTGTTACATTTTAATTATCTAGCTTATCGTAATATATTGTGGTATAGTTTCTTAATAAATAATGGACGACAAGCTCACTTATGTTAAACAAG
This genomic interval from Pontibacter kalidii contains the following:
- a CDS encoding DUF3800 domain-containing protein, with the translated sequence MQHVHIFLDEFGNASLNLDKAGTFSHFVLTAVLLDKTKLEQARLLRDTISQRFFQGQPIKSNRIPNDEKGFRKRLEVLRELRQLDFVVLGMVINKSKLEGAGFDHNDVFYKYFNRIFLKQFPKNFTAFSIHADQLGWPAFRRSLHHYIETKVIQRDLFTPERSYRLVEDKSEEPLVQLADFLSGCLGKIYCTSHSHEKAPALFDLLHDRTFIDFFPFERTDYLLSPTPEDRQKNHLIRRIASESAQEALSGRNSLSEEALAVLQYLYLMFRTAPDRLIEKREIIDKLKRRFPTFSEQQLRVCVQHLRDNGVLIASIQGKSGYKLPDGVEDIAGFYNRYLNSIVPMLNRINICNRKLMVNSVQEVDLLQTNTAYSLLHELIKTLNKEKYTSLAN